One window of Salegentibacter sp. Hel_I_6 genomic DNA carries:
- a CDS encoding copper resistance protein NlpE translates to MKSIIILFALVCLISCKDQEKTAESNSLESSDEEINTKPDSAHNSQNSLDWDGVYEGVLPCGDCEGIETSIQLKKNLDYVLSQHYMGRDDTEENNFNETGKFEWNKQGNTVSLGKRKKLYFQVSENYLLQVFKDESKVMGDSAVKYRLTKTNKL, encoded by the coding sequence ATGAAATCTATTATAATTCTTTTTGCACTTGTTTGTCTTATTTCCTGTAAGGATCAGGAGAAAACAGCAGAAAGTAATTCGCTGGAAAGTTCTGATGAGGAAATAAATACCAAGCCAGATAGTGCGCATAATTCACAAAACTCATTGGATTGGGACGGTGTTTACGAGGGAGTTTTGCCGTGTGGAGATTGCGAGGGAATTGAAACCAGTATTCAGCTAAAGAAAAATTTAGATTATGTGCTTTCGCAGCATTACATGGGAAGAGATGATACTGAAGAAAATAACTTTAATGAAACCGGAAAATTTGAATGGAATAAACAGGGGAATACCGTTAGTTTAGGAAAACGAAAAAAGCTTTATTTTCAAGTGAGTGAAAATTACCTCTTACAGGTTTTTAAGGATGAATCTAAAGTAATGGGTGATTCTGCAGTAAAATATAGGCTTACAAAAACCAATAAATTATGA
- a CDS encoding DUF4230 domain-containing protein: MRNFLIGAFLVLLVVFGVRFCENRNQKEDELEESTALLQQQIKNVGKLVVTEGTFSQVYSYKNSKKFYLDIFSARKKALIIVNATATVAYDLSKLETEIDEENKIVRIISIPKEEITINPEIKYYDVTQDYLNQFDAEDHNKIKGRIEKSIREKVEASSLKSNAQNRLISELQKIYILTNSMGWTLQYNDQNFNNSEEFEKIKL, translated from the coding sequence ATGAGAAATTTCCTTATTGGAGCCTTTTTGGTGTTACTGGTGGTTTTTGGCGTGCGTTTTTGTGAAAATAGAAACCAGAAAGAGGATGAATTAGAAGAAAGTACCGCTTTATTACAGCAACAAATAAAAAATGTTGGTAAGCTCGTGGTTACCGAAGGCACTTTTTCTCAGGTTTATTCTTATAAAAATTCAAAGAAGTTTTATCTCGATATATTTTCGGCAAGAAAGAAAGCGCTTATCATTGTAAATGCTACGGCAACGGTGGCTTACGATCTAAGTAAATTAGAAACCGAAATTGATGAAGAAAATAAAATTGTACGCATAATCTCTATTCCAAAAGAAGAAATAACGATAAATCCCGAGATAAAATATTACGATGTTACCCAGGATTATTTAAACCAGTTTGATGCTGAAGATCACAATAAAATTAAAGGCCGAATTGAAAAATCTATTCGGGAAAAGGTTGAAGCCTCCTCGCTAAAATCAAATGCGCAAAATAGGCTGATTAGCGAATTACAGAAGATTTATATTTTAACCAATTCTATGGGTTGGACGCTGCAATACAACGACCAGAATTTTAATAATTCCGAAGAATTCGAAAAAATAAAACTCTAG
- a CDS encoding GSCFA domain-containing protein has product MEFRTKIPIKEAEPKIDYESKVFLIGSCFVENIGNKLDFYKLQNLQNPFGILFHPLAIAKFFRKLNEETLYTEKDIFQHQERWHCFDAHSSLSDPEAEVLLENLNSALKNAREFLQQSSHLVITLGTAWSYYHLENKQSVANCHKVPQKQFRKELQSVEEIEASLSNIILFIKEFNPTITVIFTVSPVRHIKDGFIENQRSKAHLITAIHNLLTNRKSIPPLGVRGLYFPSYELMMDELRDYRFYGEDMLHPSQTAINYIWKRFTEAWFSEASLLVLNEVENIQKGLAHRPFNPDSEAHLRFLEKLETQISALKMRFPHLDF; this is encoded by the coding sequence ATGGAATTCAGGACCAAAATACCTATAAAAGAGGCTGAACCTAAGATAGATTATGAATCTAAGGTTTTTCTTATTGGTTCCTGTTTTGTAGAGAATATCGGGAATAAACTGGATTTCTATAAGTTGCAAAATTTGCAGAATCCCTTCGGAATTCTTTTTCATCCTTTAGCTATTGCAAAGTTTTTTCGAAAACTTAATGAAGAAACGCTATATACCGAAAAGGATATTTTTCAGCACCAGGAGCGCTGGCATTGTTTTGATGCGCACTCTTCATTAAGTGATCCTGAGGCTGAGGTTTTGCTAGAGAACCTTAATTCAGCATTAAAAAACGCTCGTGAGTTTCTTCAGCAAAGCTCACATTTGGTAATCACTTTGGGCACTGCCTGGAGTTATTATCATTTGGAAAACAAGCAGAGCGTAGCCAACTGTCATAAAGTTCCGCAGAAGCAATTTAGAAAGGAACTACAGTCAGTGGAAGAAATAGAAGCCTCTTTGAGTAATATTATATTATTCATCAAAGAATTTAATCCTACAATTACGGTGATTTTCACGGTTTCTCCGGTTCGGCATATCAAAGATGGGTTTATTGAAAATCAAAGAAGCAAAGCGCACTTAATTACCGCAATTCATAATCTATTGACAAATAGAAAATCAATTCCCCCTTTGGGGGTTAGGGGGCTTTATTTTCCATCTTATGAATTGATGATGGACGAGCTTCGTGATTATCGGTTTTATGGTGAAGATATGTTACATCCTTCGCAAACAGCCATAAATTATATTTGGAAACGATTTACAGAAGCCTGGTTTTCAGAAGCCTCTCTTTTGGTTTTAAATGAAGTAGAAAATATTCAAAAAGGATTAGCGCATCGCCCGTTTAATCCTGATTCTGAAGCGCATTTGCGCTTTTTAGAAAAACTGGAAACTCAAATTTCAGCACTTAAGATGCGATTTCCTCACCTGGATTTCTAA
- a CDS encoding 1-aminocyclopropane-1-carboxylate deaminase/D-cysteine desulfhydrase, translating into MLNSLNFNAEISSENQFIADFSDGISLHLKREDLLHPEVSGNKFRKIKYNILEAEKQEKKTLLTFGGAYSNHIAATAAAGKISGLKTIGIIRGEELGENLENTLAQNSTLQFAHSCGMQFRFVSREAYRKKETLEFQQKLNEEFGEFYLVPEGGTNQLAIKGCEEILSEKDKEFDFIAASVGTGGTLSGLINASAENQKILGFPALKGDFLSKEIRKFSSKNNWDLILNYHFSGYAKVNAQLINFINTFKKKYEIQLDPIYTGKLLFGIFDLIESGYFPSGSKILAIHTGGLQGITGMNKILEKKNLPLITD; encoded by the coding sequence ATGCTAAATTCCTTAAATTTTAATGCTGAAATTTCTTCGGAAAATCAATTTATAGCTGATTTTTCGGATGGAATTTCCCTTCATCTAAAGCGGGAAGATTTGCTGCATCCAGAAGTTTCCGGGAATAAATTCAGGAAGATTAAATACAATATTCTTGAAGCTGAAAAACAAGAAAAGAAGACCTTGTTAACTTTTGGCGGCGCTTATTCTAACCATATTGCAGCTACAGCCGCGGCTGGAAAAATTTCGGGTTTAAAAACTATAGGAATTATTAGGGGAGAAGAATTGGGTGAAAACCTGGAAAATACTTTAGCGCAAAACTCAACACTTCAATTTGCTCATTCCTGCGGAATGCAATTCCGCTTTGTTTCGAGGGAAGCGTATCGGAAGAAAGAAACATTAGAGTTTCAGCAGAAACTTAATGAAGAATTCGGTGAATTTTATTTGGTGCCCGAAGGTGGCACTAACCAATTAGCGATAAAAGGTTGTGAGGAAATTTTAAGCGAGAAAGATAAAGAATTCGACTTTATAGCCGCTTCGGTAGGAACAGGAGGAACACTTTCGGGCTTGATAAACGCCTCTGCCGAAAATCAGAAAATACTGGGATTTCCTGCTTTAAAAGGGGATTTTCTTTCTAAGGAAATCAGGAAATTCAGTAGCAAAAACAACTGGGATTTAATACTAAACTACCATTTTAGCGGTTATGCTAAAGTAAATGCCCAATTGATAAATTTTATTAATACTTTCAAAAAAAAATATGAAATTCAGTTAGATCCTATATATACAGGAAAATTACTTTTTGGTATTTTTGACCTAATAGAATCTGGGTATTTTCCTTCAGGGAGTAAGATTCTGGCTATTCATACCGGCGGTCTGCAGGGAATTACTGGAATGAATAAGATTTTAGAAAAGAAAAATTTGCCCTTAATCACTGATTAA
- a CDS encoding aromatic amino acid hydroxylase, with protein sequence MLDKVESNAILDRLPAHLQQYIKPQNYDDYSPVNHAVWRYVMRKNVDYLSKVAHESYLDGLKQTGISIDHIPNMYGMNRILKEIGWAAVAVDGFIPPAAFMEFQAFNVLVIASDIRQLEHIEYTPAPDIIHEGAGHAPIIANPEYAEYLRRFGEIGCKAISSAKDYEMYEAIRHLSIIKEAEDTPQQEIEEAEKKVDYLQNNMGKPSEMAQIRNLHWWTVEYGLIGSLEDPKIYGAGLLSSIGESAWCMTDKVKKIPYSIEACKQEFDITKPQPQLYVTPDFAHLSSVLEEFANKMALRKGGLEGIQKLIDSKNLGTIELSTGLQISGDFSKVIEHDGKPIYIQTSGKTALSHREKELVGHGVKNHPEGFGSPIGSLKGINLAIEDMSPRDLRAYDIYEAEKIEFEFEGGIKVKGEIITGTRNLQGKIILISLKDCTVTYGEEILFKPEWGKYDMAIGKEIISAFAGPADNLSFDLITHKTSTTTIKSKSTPEREELNSLYDSVRNIREGKNAKFSLDAALDLVKKHHPKDWLLSVEIYELTVGKDEKLAKEALNNLEEVKSRRPDISHLIDGGISLINGQLVS encoded by the coding sequence ATGCTCGATAAAGTTGAATCTAATGCGATTTTAGACCGCTTGCCGGCCCATCTTCAGCAATATATAAAACCACAGAATTACGATGATTATTCCCCGGTAAACCACGCGGTTTGGCGCTATGTAATGCGTAAAAATGTAGATTACCTAAGTAAAGTTGCGCACGAGTCTTACCTTGATGGTTTAAAACAAACCGGGATTTCTATAGATCATATTCCTAATATGTATGGGATGAACCGAATTTTAAAAGAAATTGGATGGGCTGCTGTAGCTGTAGACGGATTCATTCCGCCGGCTGCTTTTATGGAATTCCAGGCTTTTAATGTTTTGGTAATTGCAAGTGATATTCGTCAGCTCGAGCATATAGAATATACTCCTGCACCCGATATTATTCACGAAGGTGCAGGCCACGCACCTATTATCGCTAATCCAGAATATGCAGAATATCTTAGACGCTTTGGCGAAATTGGCTGTAAAGCGATTTCCAGCGCTAAAGATTATGAAATGTACGAGGCTATAAGGCATCTTTCTATTATTAAGGAAGCTGAAGATACACCTCAGCAAGAAATTGAAGAAGCCGAAAAGAAAGTAGATTACCTGCAAAATAATATGGGGAAGCCCAGCGAAATGGCGCAAATTAGAAATTTGCACTGGTGGACCGTGGAATATGGATTGATAGGAAGTTTGGAAGACCCAAAAATCTATGGAGCCGGTTTACTCTCTTCTATTGGAGAAAGCGCCTGGTGTATGACAGATAAAGTAAAGAAAATTCCATATTCTATTGAAGCTTGCAAACAGGAATTTGATATCACAAAACCCCAGCCTCAACTTTATGTAACGCCAGATTTTGCTCATTTAAGCTCAGTTCTGGAGGAATTTGCTAATAAAATGGCTTTAAGAAAAGGCGGTTTGGAAGGAATTCAAAAATTGATAGATTCTAAAAATCTTGGCACTATAGAGTTAAGTACCGGTTTACAGATCTCGGGAGATTTTTCAAAAGTTATTGAACACGATGGTAAACCAATTTATATTCAAACGTCAGGGAAAACTGCCCTTTCCCATCGCGAAAAGGAACTGGTAGGTCACGGTGTGAAAAATCATCCTGAGGGATTTGGCTCGCCAATTGGCTCTTTAAAAGGAATCAATTTAGCGATAGAAGATATGAGTCCGCGAGATCTTAGAGCTTACGATATTTATGAAGCTGAAAAGATTGAATTTGAATTTGAAGGTGGAATAAAAGTAAAAGGAGAAATAATTACCGGCACCCGAAATCTGCAGGGGAAAATAATCCTTATCAGTCTGAAAGATTGTACGGTTACTTATGGAGAGGAAATTCTTTTTAAACCTGAATGGGGCAAATACGATATGGCGATTGGGAAAGAAATTATTTCAGCATTTGCCGGCCCGGCAGATAATCTTTCGTTTGATCTAATTACCCACAAAACCTCAACTACCACAATAAAAAGCAAAAGTACGCCAGAACGGGAAGAGCTGAACTCTCTTTATGATTCAGTTAGAAATATTAGAGAAGGAAAAAATGCCAAATTCTCTTTAGATGCTGCTTTGGATCTGGTAAAAAAACATCACCCAAAAGACTGGTTGCTTTCCGTGGAAATATATGAGCTAACAGTAGGGAAAGATGAAAAACTCGCTAAAGAGGCTCTAAACAATTTAGAAGAAGTAAAATCTCGTAGACCAGATATCTCACATTTAATTGATGGCGGAATTAGCCTTATAAACGGCCAACTGGTAAGCTAA
- a CDS encoding membrane protein, with product MILIVNKYLLGKSFEGVSLWPFVILKNPELKKDEIFINHEKIHLRQQIELLILPFYIWYLIEYLLRLIYYKDRFLAYKNISFEREAYSQEMKENYIKERKFWAFLQFV from the coding sequence GTGATTCTAATCGTTAACAAATATCTCCTGGGGAAATCTTTTGAAGGTGTGAGTTTATGGCCTTTTGTGATATTAAAAAACCCGGAACTTAAGAAAGATGAAATTTTTATAAATCACGAAAAAATTCATCTTAGGCAGCAAATAGAATTGCTTATTCTTCCTTTTTATATTTGGTATTTGATTGAATATCTTCTTCGTTTAATCTATTATAAAGATCGTTTTTTGGCTTATAAAAATATTAGTTTTGAGCGGGAAGCTTATTCCCAGGAAATGAAAGAGAATTATATAAAGGAGCGTAAATTCTGGGCATTTTTGCAATTTGTATAG
- a CDS encoding glucosaminidase domain-containing protein, with protein MRIYRVFILIFLAAFAVSCGGKKKVVTTKKEAEKRGVISETPRENERVKIIEGQPKLPPVNPRLYTVEDYIRDFSDIAQEEMRLYNIPASITLAQGILESGGGKGDLTMRANNHFGIKCHEWKGAKVYHDDDERGECFRKYKDARYSYRDHSLFLSERKRYAELFDLDKDDYKGWARGLRKAGYATDRRYPDKLISLIERYELYRFDGDVLKRPSPSYTHTPESPESVTYRVRKGDTLYGIAKQHNTTVEDLQRFNNLRDANIAVGQVLVIISPE; from the coding sequence ATGAGAATTTACCGGGTTTTTATTTTAATTTTTTTGGCAGCTTTCGCAGTTTCCTGCGGAGGTAAGAAAAAAGTAGTCACGACCAAAAAGGAGGCAGAAAAAAGAGGCGTAATTTCTGAAACTCCGCGAGAAAACGAGCGAGTTAAAATTATTGAAGGCCAGCCAAAGTTGCCACCTGTAAATCCGCGTCTTTACACGGTAGAAGATTATATCAGGGATTTTTCTGACATTGCGCAGGAAGAAATGCGACTTTATAATATTCCTGCAAGTATCACTCTAGCCCAGGGCATTCTGGAATCGGGTGGGGGAAAAGGAGATTTAACAATGCGTGCGAATAATCATTTTGGAATAAAATGTCATGAGTGGAAAGGCGCTAAGGTTTATCACGACGATGATGAGCGTGGGGAGTGCTTTCGAAAATATAAAGATGCACGTTATTCTTACAGGGACCATTCACTTTTTTTAAGCGAAAGAAAGCGTTATGCTGAACTTTTCGATCTTGATAAAGATGATTATAAAGGTTGGGCACGCGGTTTAAGAAAAGCCGGTTATGCTACCGATAGACGTTATCCAGATAAGTTGATTAGTTTAATTGAGCGTTACGAGCTTTATCGTTTTGATGGCGATGTTTTAAAGAGACCATCCCCAAGTTATACCCACACTCCTGAATCACCAGAATCGGTTACTTATCGGGTTAGGAAGGGTGACACTCTTTACGGGATCGCAAAACAACATAATACAACTGTAGAAGATTTACAGCGATTTAATAATCTTAGAGATGCTAATATTGCCGTAGGGCAGGTATTGGTTATTATCTCACCAGAATAA
- a CDS encoding DUF5522 domain-containing protein, with protein MSFFKKRIPLEEGDYYTTPEGYRCFTEQYHLKRGYCCESGCRHCPYGFNKKTGKQS; from the coding sequence ATGAGTTTTTTCAAAAAAAGAATTCCGTTAGAAGAAGGAGATTACTACACCACTCCTGAAGGTTATCGTTGTTTTACCGAGCAATATCACTTAAAACGTGGTTATTGCTGCGAAAGCGGTTGCCGGCATTGCCCCTACGGTTTTAATAAGAAAACCGGGAAACAATCATAA
- a CDS encoding DUF4136 domain-containing protein → MRVLKITPVLLLLAVLITSCSSVRVASDYDREVNFEQYSSYAFFKPGIDKAEISDLDKKRILRAIEAEMQRKGFTKSDDPDLLVSIFTKTNENINIYQNNMMGWGYGWGWHPWYWGSGFNTVNRTSEGTLYIDLIDADGKELVWQGMGTAALASDVNKKQKRINEIVSEILEKYPPEIKN, encoded by the coding sequence ATGAGAGTCCTAAAAATTACACCGGTCTTATTGCTGCTAGCAGTTTTAATAACTTCCTGCAGTAGCGTAAGAGTTGCTTCAGATTACGATAGAGAAGTTAATTTTGAGCAATATAGCAGTTATGCATTTTTTAAGCCGGGAATAGATAAAGCTGAAATTTCCGATTTAGACAAAAAACGAATTCTTCGTGCTATTGAGGCTGAAATGCAACGTAAAGGCTTTACAAAATCTGATGATCCAGATCTTTTGGTAAGCATCTTTACAAAAACCAATGAAAATATTAATATCTACCAGAACAATATGATGGGCTGGGGATATGGCTGGGGTTGGCACCCGTGGTATTGGGGATCAGGTTTCAATACGGTGAACCGCACCAGTGAAGGCACACTTTACATAGATCTAATTGATGCCGATGGAAAAGAACTGGTTTGGCAAGGAATGGGAACGGCTGCTTTAGCCAGTGATGTGAATAAAAAACAAAAAAGGATAAACGAAATTGTTTCTGAAATACTTGAAAAGTATCCGCCAGAAATCAAGAATTAG
- the hemL gene encoding glutamate-1-semialdehyde 2,1-aminomutase — MIYKRSSELFAAAQKVIPGGVNSPVRAFKAVGGDPIFIEKAEGAYLFDEDGNKLIDYINSWGPMILGHAHKPVVEAVVEKARKGTSFGTPTEIETKIAELAVKMVPNIDKIRMVNSGTEATMSAVRLARGFTGKEKIIKFAGCYHGHSDSFLIQAGSGAITFGAPNSPGVTQGTAKDTLLANYNDLENVESLVEANKEEIACIIIEPVPGNMGCIPPTEGFLEGLRKICDETGILLVFDEVMTGFRLAAGGVQERLGVNADIVCFGKVIGGGLPVGAFAARNEIMDYLAPVGPVYQAGTLSGNPLAMAAGLAMLTELNTNRNIFESIDKKTAYLHEGMEKVLAQNNIEFTINRVGSMISVHFGKEPVTDFASAATSANLGTFNKFFHGMLENGIYIAPSAYETWFISDALSYKDLDATIEAVNKVAKTL; from the coding sequence ATGATTTATAAAAGAAGTAGTGAACTATTTGCAGCAGCGCAAAAGGTAATTCCGGGCGGGGTGAATTCTCCCGTAAGGGCATTTAAAGCAGTTGGCGGCGATCCAATTTTTATTGAGAAAGCGGAAGGTGCTTATTTATTTGATGAAGACGGAAATAAATTAATAGACTACATTAATTCCTGGGGTCCTATGATTTTGGGCCACGCCCATAAACCGGTGGTAGAGGCAGTTGTAGAAAAAGCCAGGAAAGGAACCTCTTTTGGCACCCCAACAGAAATTGAAACCAAAATCGCAGAATTAGCGGTGAAAATGGTGCCGAATATCGATAAAATTAGAATGGTGAATTCGGGTACGGAAGCCACCATGAGTGCGGTTAGACTTGCACGCGGTTTTACGGGAAAAGAAAAGATCATCAAGTTTGCCGGTTGCTATCACGGGCATAGTGATTCGTTTCTTATTCAGGCTGGAAGTGGTGCTATTACTTTTGGCGCACCAAACAGCCCCGGAGTGACCCAGGGCACTGCAAAAGACACTTTACTTGCCAATTATAATGATCTTGAGAATGTAGAGTCTTTGGTTGAAGCGAATAAAGAAGAAATTGCTTGTATTATTATCGAACCGGTTCCTGGAAATATGGGATGTATTCCCCCTACTGAAGGTTTCCTGGAGGGATTGAGAAAGATCTGTGATGAAACAGGGATTCTACTTGTTTTTGATGAGGTAATGACTGGATTTAGACTTGCTGCCGGAGGTGTGCAGGAAAGATTAGGAGTAAACGCCGATATTGTTTGCTTCGGAAAAGTAATTGGTGGTGGCTTGCCGGTTGGTGCTTTTGCGGCCAGGAATGAAATTATGGACTACCTGGCTCCCGTAGGACCGGTTTACCAGGCGGGAACGCTAAGCGGAAATCCTTTGGCAATGGCCGCAGGTCTTGCAATGTTAACAGAATTGAATACAAACCGAAATATTTTTGAAAGTATAGATAAAAAGACTGCATATCTTCATGAAGGAATGGAAAAAGTGCTGGCTCAAAACAATATTGAGTTTACGATAAATAGAGTAGGTTCTATGATCTCGGTGCACTTTGGGAAAGAACCTGTAACCGATTTTGCTTCGGCGGCAACATCTGCAAATCTTGGTACTTTCAATAAATTCTTCCACGGAATGTTGGAAAACGGAATTTATATCGCACCAAGTGCCTATGAAACCTGGTTTATAAGCGACGCACTTTCTTATAAGGATCTTGATGCTACTATTGAAGCAGTAAATAAAGTGGCTAAAACACTTTAA
- a CDS encoding urocanate hydratase — protein sequence MDFKAKILQGIPSELPPKKEYDTSVNHAPKRKAILNTEEKQLALQNALRYFEEKHHQELLPEFKDELEKYGRIYMYRLKPDYDMYARNIEEYPGNSTQAKGIMLMIQNNLDPTVAQHPDELITYGGNGAVFQNWAQYLLTMQYLAEMENDQTLVMYSGHPMGLFPSHENAPRVVVTNGMMVPNYSKPDDWEKFNALGVTQYGQMTAGSYMYIGPQGIVHGTTITVLNAGRKISRSGESLAGKLFVTSGLGGMSGAQPKAGNIAGCITVCAEVNPKATQTRHSQGWIDEVISDLEKLAIRVQEAKANKEIVSIAFQGNIVDVWEYFEKENIYIDLGSDQTSLHNPWAGGYYPVGLSLEEANTMMAEEPEKFKEKVQGSLKRQTAAINKHTAKGTYFFDYGNAFLLEASRAGADILAENGKDFKYPSYVQDIMGPMCFDYGFGPFRWVCASGKEEDLDKTDKIATQVLEELKKNCPEEIQQQMADNIQWIKGARENKLVVGSKARILYADAEGRMKIAKAFNDAIGNREIGTVILGRDHHDVSGTDSPYRETSNIYDGSQFTADMAIQNVIGDSFRGATWVSIHNGGGVGWGEVINGGFGMILEGNNASEERLKSMLFWDVNNGIARRSWARNKEAVFAAKRAMQMEPKLKVTLPNLVDPALFDTNT from the coding sequence ATGGACTTTAAAGCGAAAATATTACAGGGAATTCCCAGTGAACTGCCTCCCAAAAAAGAATACGATACCTCGGTAAATCACGCCCCTAAACGAAAGGCTATTTTAAATACCGAAGAAAAACAATTAGCGCTTCAAAATGCTCTGCGTTATTTTGAAGAAAAACATCACCAGGAATTGCTACCTGAATTTAAGGACGAACTGGAAAAATACGGAAGGATTTATATGTATCGTCTGAAACCAGATTATGATATGTATGCCCGCAATATTGAAGAATATCCGGGAAATAGCACACAGGCGAAAGGAATCATGCTAATGATTCAAAACAACCTGGACCCCACGGTAGCGCAACATCCCGATGAATTGATTACTTACGGTGGCAATGGGGCGGTTTTTCAAAACTGGGCGCAATACCTGCTCACTATGCAATATTTAGCCGAAATGGAAAACGATCAGACTTTGGTGATGTATTCTGGCCATCCTATGGGCTTATTCCCTTCTCACGAAAATGCCCCAAGAGTAGTAGTTACTAACGGAATGATGGTCCCAAATTATTCGAAACCCGATGACTGGGAAAAATTTAATGCCCTTGGTGTAACTCAATATGGTCAAATGACGGCTGGAAGTTATATGTACATTGGCCCGCAAGGAATTGTTCACGGCACCACGATCACAGTTTTAAATGCCGGAAGAAAAATATCAAGATCGGGAGAAAGCCTGGCAGGAAAGTTATTTGTGACTTCCGGTCTTGGCGGAATGAGCGGCGCACAACCTAAAGCAGGAAATATTGCAGGTTGTATTACCGTTTGTGCCGAAGTAAATCCCAAAGCTACACAAACACGCCATAGCCAGGGTTGGATAGACGAAGTAATTTCTGATCTAGAAAAACTTGCTATAAGAGTGCAGGAAGCCAAAGCAAACAAGGAAATAGTTTCTATCGCTTTCCAGGGAAATATCGTAGATGTTTGGGAGTATTTTGAAAAGGAAAATATTTATATCGATTTGGGTAGTGACCAGACTTCCTTACACAATCCCTGGGCAGGCGGTTATTACCCGGTAGGCTTGAGTTTAGAAGAAGCCAATACAATGATGGCTGAGGAACCTGAAAAATTTAAAGAAAAAGTACAGGGAAGTTTAAAAAGACAAACTGCAGCGATTAATAAACATACTGCTAAAGGCACCTATTTCTTTGATTACGGAAACGCTTTCTTATTAGAAGCTTCACGGGCAGGAGCAGATATTCTTGCTGAAAACGGAAAAGATTTTAAATATCCGAGCTACGTGCAGGATATTATGGGCCCCATGTGTTTTGACTACGGTTTTGGGCCTTTTAGATGGGTTTGTGCCTCAGGAAAAGAAGAAGATCTTGATAAAACCGATAAGATCGCGACTCAGGTTTTAGAAGAGCTTAAAAAGAATTGCCCGGAGGAAATTCAGCAGCAAATGGCTGATAATATTCAGTGGATAAAGGGCGCAAGAGAAAATAAACTGGTGGTAGGATCTAAAGCCAGGATTCTCTATGCCGATGCCGAAGGCCGAATGAAAATTGCCAAAGCTTTCAATGATGCCATTGGAAATAGGGAAATAGGAACGGTTATTTTAGGGCGTGATCATCACGATGTTTCCGGAACGGATTCTCCCTATCGGGAAACCTCAAATATTTACGATGGGTCCCAGTTTACAGCTGATATGGCGATACAAAATGTAATTGGAGATAGCTTTAGAGGTGCCACCTGGGTGAGTATCCATAATGGCGGCGGAGTTGGTTGGGGTGAGGTGATTAACGGAGGATTTGGTATGATTCTTGAAGGAAATAACGCATCGGAGGAGCGTTTAAAGTCTATGCTTTTCTGGGATGTTAACAATGGAATTGCCCGCCGAAGCTGGGCCCGAAATAAAGAAGCAGTCTTCGCTGCAAAAAGGGCTATGCAAATGGAACCAAAACTAAAAGTGACACTCCCAAACCTGGTAGACCCGGCTCTTTTCGACACTAACACCTAA